The Metabacillus sediminilitoris genome window below encodes:
- a CDS encoding DUF3895 domain-containing protein produces MDKRNLHIFIDQFLENNNKVSAIALCDHLIQNHGLSNKNYSTGRPKIYIDVVLYLEKLLSRGVLSEVQRDRDHCIYEVSSKIPPVISDEEEENKANEEQLSLF; encoded by the coding sequence ATGGATAAAAGGAATTTGCATATTTTTATAGATCAATTCTTAGAAAACAATAATAAGGTCTCTGCCATTGCTTTATGTGACCATTTGATTCAAAATCACGGATTATCAAATAAAAATTATTCTACTGGCAGACCTAAAATTTATATTGATGTTGTTTTGTATCTTGAAAAACTTTTAAGTAGAGGAGTTCTTTCTGAGGTACAAAGGGATCGTGATCATTGTATTTATGAAGTATCAAGCAAGATTCCTCCGGTTATTAGTGATGAAGAAGAAGAAAACAAGGCAAACGAGGAACAGCTATCATTGTTTTGA
- a CDS encoding MBL fold metallo-hydrolase encodes MNIQQIRNATLVVQYAGKKFLIDPFLAEKGTYPPFPNSLRQNQNNPLVSLPTSINNIINVDAVIVTHLHLDHFDEAAIDVLPKDIKLFVQNEEDAKEVRNTGFQNVEVLQEATVFGDIQLMKTKGEHGRGEILKLAGEVCGVVFKHSNEKTLYVAGDTVWYEAIQEVIETHQPDIIVVNAGDNQFLEGGSLVMGKDDVYEVYKAASNAKIIASHMEAVNHWTLSRKELKSFIAEKGISSHVLVPDDGESYSF; translated from the coding sequence ATGAATATACAACAAATTCGAAATGCTACACTAGTTGTCCAATATGCAGGCAAAAAGTTTTTAATAGATCCATTTTTAGCAGAGAAGGGGACTTATCCACCTTTCCCAAATTCATTAAGACAAAATCAAAATAATCCTTTGGTTAGCTTACCAACATCCATTAATAATATTATTAACGTAGATGCTGTCATTGTCACTCATCTACATTTAGATCATTTTGATGAAGCTGCCATAGATGTGTTGCCAAAAGATATAAAATTGTTTGTACAAAATGAAGAAGATGCAAAAGAAGTTCGTAACACTGGTTTTCAAAATGTAGAAGTTTTACAAGAAGCTACCGTCTTTGGGGATATCCAATTAATGAAAACAAAAGGTGAGCACGGAAGAGGAGAAATTTTAAAACTTGCTGGTGAAGTATGTGGCGTTGTCTTCAAGCACTCAAATGAAAAAACCTTATATGTAGCTGGAGATACTGTTTGGTATGAAGCGATTCAGGAAGTCATTGAAACACATCAACCAGATATCATTGTTGTAAATGCTGGAGATAACCAATTCCTCGAAGGCGGTTCTCTCGTAATGGGAAAAGATGATGTCTATGAGGTGTATAAGGCTGCTTCTAATGCAAAAATTATTGCTAGTCATATGGAAGCTGTCAATCATTGGACATTATCTAGAAAAGAATTAAAAAGCTTTATTGCTGAAAAAGGAATCTCCTCACATGTTTTAGTGCCAGATGACGGAGAATCGTACTCATTTTAA
- a CDS encoding Lrp/AsnC family transcriptional regulator — MLDNTDMRILDELSKNSRITMKELGEKVHLTGQAASARVAKLEDNGVIEGYTIKVNKVKLGCFLHVFITIMIQNTYHQPYLSFIKTQEQYIIHNYKISGEGCYLLECKFPSNEIIDKFLQGLNEYANYKLSIVINK; from the coding sequence ATGTTAGATAACACAGATATGCGAATCTTAGATGAACTATCAAAAAACAGCCGTATCACGATGAAAGAATTGGGTGAGAAAGTCCATTTAACTGGACAAGCTGCTTCAGCTAGAGTTGCGAAATTAGAGGATAATGGAGTGATTGAGGGTTATACAATTAAAGTGAATAAAGTCAAATTAGGCTGTTTTCTACATGTTTTTATTACGATCATGATACAAAACACCTATCATCAACCATATCTGTCGTTCATAAAAACACAAGAACAATACATCATACATAACTATAAAATTAGTGGAGAAGGTTGTTACCTTCTCGAATGCAAATTTCCATCTAATGAAATAATAGATAAATTTTTGCAAGGCTTAAATGAGTATGCAAATTATAAATTATCGATTGTTATTAATAAATAG
- a CDS encoding Rrf2 family transcriptional regulator: MKYSKATNYALHTMLYLAVATPDKHVGVNQLAERQEVSTTYLSKILTKLVKAGMVESVSGANGGYKLRPDWEKISFLDIIQAIEGPTSVFDYCLNHNPECLIQQVINTAEEKMLNELKDQKLVDIAKQITVVP, encoded by the coding sequence GTGAAATATTCAAAAGCGACGAATTATGCCCTACATACGATGTTATATCTGGCTGTAGCTACTCCTGATAAACATGTTGGTGTTAATCAACTTGCTGAACGTCAAGAGGTTTCTACTACGTATTTGTCTAAAATCCTAACGAAACTAGTTAAGGCAGGGATGGTAGAATCTGTTTCCGGTGCGAATGGCGGGTATAAGTTAAGACCAGATTGGGAGAAAATATCGTTTTTGGATATTATTCAGGCCATTGAAGGTCCTACATCTGTATTTGACTATTGTTTAAATCATAACCCGGAGTGCTTGATACAACAGGTCATTAATACTGCTGAAGAAAAGATGTTGAATGAATTAAAAGACCAAAAACTAGTAGATATAGCTAAACAAATAACAGTGGTTCCTTGA
- a CDS encoding NAD(P)/FAD-dependent oxidoreductase, with product MTIFDCMIIGAGPAGLSSSLTLGRARRKIAVFDDGTNRNRVTHSSHGFITRDGIKPQEFKEIGLFELKNYPSVSYFYSTITEITKDLGNDRFIAKTTDGKEFVAEKVILATGIREVFSIPQVRDYYGNSLFSCPYCDGWELRDKPLIVLAENEDHALHMAKLVYNWSKDLIVLTNGVELSKNGVQELHKRRIKIISEPIKTLIGDDGYLQKIEFVTGETVKRSGGFVVPSFYRPNQFAEKLGCEIQENGTVVTDGFGRTTQKNIYIAGETEKSGPSSLIISAAEGNKAAVSVNTDLTMERF from the coding sequence ATGACGATTTTTGATTGTATGATTATTGGTGCAGGTCCAGCTGGCTTAAGCTCAAGTTTAACATTAGGAAGAGCTAGACGAAAAATTGCTGTATTTGATGATGGAACAAATAGAAATAGAGTTACACATAGCTCACATGGTTTTATTACTCGAGATGGTATTAAACCACAAGAATTTAAGGAAATCGGGTTATTTGAATTGAAGAATTATCCATCTGTATCTTATTTTTATTCTACAATTACTGAAATCACCAAGGATCTTGGGAATGATCGTTTTATCGCCAAAACAACGGATGGTAAGGAATTTGTTGCAGAAAAAGTTATTTTAGCAACTGGTATTAGAGAGGTATTTTCGATTCCGCAAGTCCGAGATTATTATGGTAATAGCCTTTTTAGCTGTCCGTATTGTGATGGCTGGGAGCTGCGGGATAAGCCATTAATTGTACTGGCAGAAAATGAAGATCATGCACTGCATATGGCTAAATTAGTTTATAATTGGTCGAAGGATTTAATTGTGTTAACAAATGGAGTTGAACTTTCAAAAAATGGAGTTCAAGAGCTACACAAACGGAGGATTAAAATAATATCCGAGCCGATCAAAACCTTAATAGGTGATGACGGATATCTTCAAAAAATTGAATTTGTGACAGGAGAAACGGTTAAAAGATCAGGTGGGTTTGTTGTTCCGTCATTTTATCGCCCTAATCAATTTGCTGAGAAGCTTGGGTGTGAAATTCAAGAAAATGGAACAGTTGTCACAGATGGTTTTGGTAGAACCACACAAAAAAATATATATATTGCGGGAGAAACTGAAAAATCCGGCCCATCCTCATTAATCATTTCTGCTGCCGAGGGTAATAAAGCTGCAGTCTCTGTAAATACGGATTTAACGATGGAACGTTTTTAA
- a CDS encoding DUF1284 domain-containing protein, whose amino-acid sequence MYRLRGHHLFCLLGYRGMGYSQEYVENMTRLHQTLRNNPKTWIQLVKGPDQLCEKYPNSGEYHCQNNSIYERDATILEKMDLKIGQILYWEDIETLIRKHVTPSDIQLVCETCSWRTYGVCEEGIQEILEGKGLREVK is encoded by the coding sequence ATGTATAGGCTGCGCGGCCATCATCTTTTTTGCCTTCTGGGCTATCGGGGAATGGGCTATTCCCAAGAATACGTAGAAAATATGACACGTTTGCATCAAACCTTGAGAAACAATCCAAAGACGTGGATTCAGCTTGTAAAGGGTCCTGACCAGTTATGTGAAAAGTACCCCAACTCAGGTGAATACCACTGCCAAAACAACAGTATCTATGAAAGAGATGCCACGATTTTAGAAAAAATGGACCTTAAAATCGGACAAATTCTGTATTGGGAGGATATTGAAACCCTTATCAGAAAACATGTCACCCCCTCTGATATTCAATTAGTCTGTGAAACTTGTTCATGGCGAACTTATGGGGTTTGTGAAGAAGGTATTCAAGAGATTCTTGAAGGTAAAGGCTTAAGGGAAGTTAAATAA
- a CDS encoding YfmQ family protein, translating to MTWTFVVLLTLAAFIKILMTCLPTSVVEWMISKFELHPTLNDTAVTVTIDGKRLEGEDKNQIIHHFNEALFLEKYNYFHPNTTGIPPLVIDTKMGKNNIRFFIYSHRDHVDVIKRYKKKAVAYRLRSTSLQNLHQLGL from the coding sequence ATGACCTGGACTTTTGTGGTTTTGTTGACATTAGCAGCCTTCATTAAAATTTTAATGACATGTCTGCCAACATCTGTTGTTGAATGGATGATCAGCAAATTTGAACTGCATCCAACACTTAATGACACGGCTGTCACAGTTACGATCGACGGAAAACGTTTAGAAGGTGAAGACAAAAATCAAATTATTCATCATTTTAATGAAGCACTGTTTTTAGAGAAATATAATTATTTTCACCCTAATACAACTGGAATTCCACCACTTGTTATTGATACGAAGATGGGCAAAAATAATATTCGTTTTTTTATTTATAGTCACAGAGATCATGTTGATGTCATTAAAAGGTACAAGAAGAAAGCGGTCGCGTATCGTTTACGATCCACTAGCCTTCAAAATCTTCACCAACTAGGATTATGA
- the pdxR gene encoding MocR-like pyridoxine biosynthesis transcription factor PdxR, with product MDWKPDRQDKKPIYKQIAEYIELGISSGRFPADSLLPSERKLAKELEVNRSTIVAAYEELQSLGIVERKKGSGTRVSTDIWGISHNRIPNWGRYVEDGSFLPNLPLVQHIRTEVQNNDLINLASGELAPSLLPNDQFRSILSSHPFIENLGYDHPQGNELLRETISSHVKQFKNIETTPSSILITSGAQQALHLIVECLLKQGDAVAIEDPSYCYSLPIFQSAGVRTFLLPVDEHGMNPDDLLSLHKKHRIRMVFLNPDHQNPTGTVLHLSRRKRIVELSVKLGIPIIEDDPYSLTSYNGEVNPTLKSMDENGNVLYISSLSKIVASGLRIGWVIGPPQVIQRLADAKQQVDFGHSVFPQWIANEFLKTDDFSSHIDMIRTQLELRNYAITSSLNKHIGDKVEFINPAGGIHLWCKIDPSIKEFSLLNESMKNGVVFVPGSILGSKKGYLRFTFGRGEPSDIQKGILRFSEALERISAGTII from the coding sequence ATGGATTGGAAGCCTGATCGACAAGATAAAAAACCTATTTATAAACAAATAGCTGAATATATTGAACTTGGAATTTCATCGGGACGATTTCCAGCGGATAGCTTATTACCTTCTGAACGAAAATTAGCAAAAGAGCTAGAGGTCAATCGCAGTACAATTGTTGCAGCTTATGAAGAATTACAGTCTCTTGGAATCGTAGAACGGAAAAAGGGAAGCGGAACACGTGTCAGTACTGACATCTGGGGTATCTCCCATAACCGTATTCCGAATTGGGGACGTTATGTGGAGGATGGATCTTTTCTTCCAAATCTACCTTTGGTCCAACATATCCGAACGGAAGTTCAAAATAATGATTTGATCAATTTAGCAAGTGGGGAATTGGCTCCAAGTTTATTGCCGAATGATCAGTTTAGGAGTATCCTATCTAGCCATCCCTTTATAGAAAATCTTGGTTATGATCATCCACAAGGAAATGAGTTGTTAAGAGAAACAATTTCATCACATGTGAAACAGTTCAAGAACATAGAAACAACTCCTTCTTCTATTCTTATTACGTCAGGTGCTCAACAAGCCCTACATCTTATTGTGGAATGTTTGCTCAAACAAGGTGATGCTGTTGCCATTGAAGATCCTTCTTATTGTTATTCACTCCCGATCTTCCAATCAGCTGGAGTGAGAACCTTTCTCTTACCAGTTGACGAACACGGAATGAATCCAGATGATCTTCTATCATTGCATAAAAAACATCGGATAAGAATGGTTTTTTTAAATCCAGATCATCAAAATCCTACAGGTACTGTTCTTCATCTATCACGTCGAAAAAGAATAGTAGAGCTTTCGGTTAAACTAGGTATTCCCATCATTGAAGATGATCCCTATAGTTTAACCTCCTATAATGGTGAAGTAAATCCAACTCTGAAATCAATGGATGAGAACGGAAATGTCCTCTATATTAGTTCCTTATCGAAAATCGTTGCTTCAGGATTACGAATTGGGTGGGTTATTGGTCCTCCACAAGTGATCCAACGCTTAGCTGACGCAAAACAGCAGGTTGATTTTGGACATAGTGTATTTCCGCAATGGATTGCTAATGAATTTTTAAAAACGGATGACTTTTCTTCTCATATTGATATGATTCGTACACAACTTGAACTCAGGAACTATGCCATAACCTCAAGCTTAAATAAGCATATTGGTGATAAAGTAGAGTTTATCAATCCAGCAGGAGGTATTCATCTTTGGTGTAAAATAGATCCATCTATAAAAGAGTTTTCATTACTAAATGAATCGATGAAGAATGGAGTCGTATTTGTGCCAGGAAGTATTTTAGGGTCTAAAAAGGGCTATTTACGTTTTACTTTTGGACGGGGAGAACCAAGCGACATTCAGAAGGGGATCTTAAGATTTTCTGAAGCATTAGAACGGATTTCGGCAGGAACAATCATTTAA
- a CDS encoding TetR/AcrR family transcriptional regulator has translation MNNEQHTTSGRQNRTEEHLKQALIELIKMKGYHSVSVKNIVDYAAYNRSTFYIHYTDKIELAEDLLVSMLQGLEASVGKPYVPGHKVYTDKLKAPSFNIVSYIYKNRNFFELINYIDTLPGLHTQFPQCILKIYKEQFIFETINNIPVNMDYFKRYTAYGFYGLLQNWIQNGFKETKEEFIQEVIDLTKTHIYSLEYIGDNE, from the coding sequence ATGAATAACGAACAGCATACAACATCAGGGCGACAAAATCGGACAGAGGAACATTTAAAGCAAGCATTGATTGAACTCATAAAAATGAAAGGTTACCATTCCGTTTCTGTAAAGAATATTGTCGATTATGCCGCTTATAATCGCAGCACCTTTTATATCCATTACACAGATAAAATTGAATTAGCTGAAGATTTACTCGTTTCCATGCTTCAAGGGTTAGAAGCTTCAGTAGGTAAACCATATGTACCTGGTCACAAGGTTTATACAGATAAGCTAAAAGCACCATCTTTTAATATCGTTTCTTATATTTATAAAAACCGGAATTTTTTTGAACTGATTAATTACATTGACACGTTACCAGGATTACATACACAATTCCCTCAATGTATCTTAAAAATCTATAAGGAACAATTTATTTTTGAAACAATCAACAATATTCCAGTCAATATGGATTATTTTAAACGGTATACAGCCTATGGCTTTTACGGACTTCTTCAGAATTGGATTCAAAATGGATTCAAAGAAACCAAAGAGGAATTTATCCAAGAAGTGATTGATCTAACGAAAACACATATCTACTCGCTTGAGTATATTGGAGATAACGAATAA
- a CDS encoding SDR family NAD(P)-dependent oxidoreductase — protein sequence MGKLQDKVAVITGGASGIGAATARLFVSEGAKVVLVDLNEEKGKEFEVELKALNAEALFIKANITSEEEVANIFKQTVETFGKVDVVFNNAGIGRVQPSHELEYSEWRKTVNVDLDGVFLVARESIREMLKTGGGTIVNTASMYGWVGSPGSAAYNAAKGGVINLTRSLALEYAEQNIRINALCPGFIDTPIIPEESKKALAAATPIKRLGKAEEMAKAVLFMASDDSSFMTGNSLIVDGGYTAQ from the coding sequence ATGGGAAAATTACAAGACAAAGTAGCTGTGATTACAGGTGGAGCATCTGGTATTGGGGCAGCAACAGCACGTTTATTCGTATCAGAAGGAGCCAAAGTGGTTCTTGTTGATTTAAATGAGGAAAAAGGGAAAGAATTTGAAGTTGAGTTGAAAGCGCTTAATGCTGAAGCTCTTTTTATAAAAGCAAATATTACGAGTGAAGAAGAAGTAGCAAATATCTTTAAACAAACAGTTGAAACATTTGGCAAAGTGGATGTTGTCTTCAACAATGCTGGTATCGGCCGTGTTCAACCTTCACATGAATTAGAGTATTCAGAATGGCGCAAAACGGTAAATGTTGACTTAGATGGTGTCTTCTTAGTAGCGCGTGAATCCATTCGTGAAATGCTAAAAACAGGCGGCGGTACGATTGTTAATACGGCATCAATGTACGGTTGGGTGGGGTCACCTGGCTCAGCAGCATATAACGCTGCAAAAGGTGGCGTGATTAACTTAACTCGTTCACTTGCACTAGAATATGCAGAACAAAATATTCGTATTAACGCATTATGCCCTGGTTTTATTGATACACCAATTATTCCGGAAGAAAGCAAGAAAGCTTTAGCTGCAGCAACACCAATCAAACGTCTTGGTAAAGCAGAAGAAATGGCAAAAGCAGTATTATTCATGGCTTCGGATGATTCTTCATTTATGACAGGTAATAGCTTAATAGTTGATGGTGGGTATACGGCACAGTAA